The Neodiprion lecontei isolate iyNeoLeco1 chromosome 2, iyNeoLeco1.1, whole genome shotgun sequence genome segment CCTTCGTGGTCTTCATGTTCTTTGTGGTCTTTGTTCTCGTGGCCTTCGGACTCTTCGTGATCGTCGCTTTTGTGGCCTTCGTATTCTTTCTGGCCTTCGTAGTTTTCGTCGTCTTCGCTTTTGTGGCCTTCATATTCTTTCTGGCCTTCGTAGTTTTCGTGGTCTTCGCTTTTGTGgccttcatattttttctggCCTTCGGACTCTTCGTGATCTTCGCTTTTGTAGCCTTCATATTCTTTCTCGTCTTCGGACTCTTCGTGATCTTCGCCTTTGTGGCCTTGATATTCTTCCTGGCCTTTGCTCTCGTGGTCCGAGAAGCGTTCGTTATCTTTGTTTTCATGGATTTCGGGCTCCTCGTGATCTTCGCTGTAACTGCTCAAGGATTCGTCGCGGTCTTTGCTCTCATGAATCGCGTGGTCTTGATGACCTCCGTCAATCGAATGATCATCCTGTCCACCTGCAGACAAAAGTTTAGGTGATATCCGCAAAAGTGTCAAGAATGATaatgtataacgtataatgGAAGCGGACAATAAAACTGGAATATGTAAGTCATAAATGGTTTCAAATTGTCAGCGCCTTTACataatttctataaattttgGTTACCAACATCTTATTGAATGATCAAAATTGACTTGATAGCAGTCCGTATTAAATTTCTCATATTAAATAAGCTTCAAATGACCGAGGCAGctttattttcttgaaatcGCTTTCACGCGGCAATCCCATATCAACTGATGATACAAATTTCACTAAAACTGCACATACCGTAGGGGGCTGCTTCGCTGAAAGCGATGACGGCGATGGTTAACAAACCAAAGACGAAATAACTGgacatttttattacaaaatcgTCACGTTACTGCTGATG includes the following:
- the LOC107225811 gene encoding protein starmaker, coding for MSSYFVFGLLTIAVIAFSEAAPYGGQDDHSIDGGHQDHAIHESKDRDESLSSYSEDHEEPEIHENKDNERFSDHESKGQEEYQGHKGEDHEESEDEKEYEGYKSEDHEESEGQKKYEGHKSEDHENYEGQKEYEGHKSEDDENYEGQKEYEGHKSDDHEESEGHENKDHKEHEDHEGKYSEQIKHGDSFSAVSDHIHGEIASPLL